The following coding sequences are from one Devosia neptuniae window:
- a CDS encoding CheR family methyltransferase — translation MNEETQQDSPMTDAQKFPVVGIGASAGGIAAMEGFFKGLPDRCGMAFVVVTHLNPEHESLLHEVIARFTAMPVRVVEQDALVEPDTVYVMPPNGIVTIDDGLLRLREPDPVHRERKPIDIFFASLATQYGEYAIGIVLSGGDGDGTLGVKAIKERGGLTVAQTADQYGPTTPSMPQSAISSGLIDIEAKADEMGQKLIDYAASFDVLENLTLHEGEQQEGAIERAKAEIYAVLRSHSGHDFSGYKSKTFLRRVRRRMQVRQLTSLEGYVELLKREAPEVMNLFRDLLINVTNFFRDADAFKLLEQTVIPRLFEGKTAGDTIRVWVPGCATGEEVFSIGILMREYMDKISSPPPRVQIFATDIDEAALSVARLARYPEALLGGLSPERRQRFFHLDGASYVLSNDVRELCIFSPHSVIRDPPFSRMDLVSCRNLLIYFGPDIQSRVIPTFHYSLRPGGYLFLGTSEGIGQHGDLFALIDKKQRIFQAREHVQPAPRLLSLVGESRTGLFPGGRERPAQATYPLRQAVEAQVLERFAPPHVVVNGDGDVVYYSARTGRFLEPSPGAPSRQLLTMARRDLRLELRSALREAVEAQRAVIKPDLPLDDDAGRVQLVTITVEPMLERGNGEPLYLVLFNVTGPARTRSDTDVASQGVDGLLDLDRELRDTRERLQSTIEEYETAVEELKSSNEELVSVNEEAQSTNEELEASKEEMQSLNEELNTINTELIGKVEELDRANNDLKNLFESAQIATVFLDRNLVIRNFTPAASAFFNLRVSDVGRPLTDLANRLEYPDLKAHIEQVFATGKLIEHQLPRDGERRHYLVRLMPYREEAKTIQGVVVSLTDVTTLAEAEEHQQVLISELNHRVKNMLAVVISIVNSTLDGAPDHPAHDALVGRLRAMARAYSALSRVKWSEVALADILRDETEHFGQEHFTSSGPDVRLNAQQALSLGMVLHELATNAAKYGALTMPNGTVSVSWNKTGPDLFIEWQEHEGPAVSPPSATGFGLSLLEGEIGYRHGGTVETIFDPAGLIVRIKLPDSR, via the coding sequence ATGAACGAAGAGACCCAGCAGGATAGCCCGATGACCGATGCCCAGAAGTTTCCTGTTGTCGGCATCGGTGCGTCGGCCGGCGGCATTGCCGCCATGGAGGGTTTCTTCAAGGGTCTGCCGGATCGGTGCGGCATGGCCTTTGTGGTGGTCACCCACCTCAACCCTGAGCACGAGAGCTTGCTGCACGAAGTCATCGCCCGCTTTACCGCCATGCCGGTGCGGGTGGTGGAGCAGGATGCTTTAGTCGAACCCGACACGGTCTATGTCATGCCGCCCAACGGCATCGTGACTATCGATGATGGGCTGCTGCGCCTGCGCGAACCCGATCCGGTGCATCGCGAGCGCAAGCCGATCGATATCTTTTTTGCTTCGCTGGCCACCCAATATGGGGAATATGCCATCGGGATAGTGCTGTCCGGCGGCGATGGCGATGGCACGCTGGGCGTCAAGGCGATCAAGGAGCGCGGCGGTTTGACCGTAGCGCAGACTGCGGACCAATATGGTCCCACCACGCCCTCCATGCCGCAAAGCGCCATTTCCAGCGGGCTCATCGATATCGAGGCCAAGGCCGATGAAATGGGCCAAAAGCTGATCGACTATGCCGCCAGCTTCGATGTGCTCGAAAACTTGACCCTGCATGAAGGCGAGCAGCAGGAAGGCGCCATCGAGCGGGCCAAGGCCGAGATTTACGCTGTGCTGCGCAGCCATTCCGGGCATGATTTTTCCGGCTACAAATCCAAGACCTTCCTGCGCCGCGTCCGCCGTCGCATGCAGGTGCGCCAATTGACGTCGCTCGAAGGCTACGTGGAGTTGCTCAAACGCGAAGCGCCCGAGGTGATGAACCTGTTCCGCGATCTTTTGATCAACGTCACCAATTTTTTCCGCGACGCCGATGCGTTCAAGCTGCTGGAACAAACCGTCATTCCGCGCTTGTTCGAAGGCAAGACGGCCGGCGACACCATCCGCGTCTGGGTGCCCGGTTGCGCGACCGGGGAGGAAGTATTCTCCATCGGCATCCTGATGCGCGAGTATATGGACAAGATATCCTCGCCGCCGCCGCGGGTGCAAATCTTCGCCACCGATATCGACGAGGCGGCCCTGTCGGTGGCCCGGCTGGCGCGCTATCCAGAAGCCTTGCTGGGCGGCCTGTCACCGGAGCGCCGGCAGCGCTTCTTCCACCTCGATGGCGCCAGCTACGTGCTCAGTAATGACGTGCGGGAGCTGTGTATCTTCTCCCCGCACAGCGTCATCCGGGACCCCCCGTTCTCGCGCATGGATCTGGTGTCCTGCCGCAACCTGCTGATCTATTTCGGCCCGGATATCCAAAGCCGCGTCATCCCGACCTTTCACTATTCCCTGCGCCCTGGCGGCTATCTGTTCCTCGGCACCTCCGAAGGTATTGGCCAGCATGGCGACCTGTTCGCGCTGATCGACAAGAAGCAGCGCATTTTTCAGGCGCGCGAACATGTCCAGCCGGCGCCGCGCCTGCTCAGCCTGGTCGGTGAGAGCCGGACCGGCCTGTTTCCGGGCGGGCGGGAACGGCCGGCGCAGGCCACTTATCCCCTGCGCCAGGCGGTCGAAGCCCAGGTGCTGGAACGGTTCGCCCCGCCCCATGTCGTGGTCAATGGTGATGGCGACGTGGTCTATTACTCCGCGCGAACCGGGCGCTTCCTCGAACCCTCGCCCGGCGCGCCCAGCCGTCAGTTGCTGACCATGGCGCGCCGCGACCTGCGGCTCGAGTTGCGCTCGGCCCTGCGCGAGGCGGTGGAAGCCCAACGCGCCGTGATCAAGCCCGATCTACCGCTCGACGACGACGCGGGCCGGGTGCAATTGGTCACCATAACGGTCGAGCCGATGCTCGAGCGCGGCAATGGCGAGCCGCTTTATCTCGTGCTGTTCAACGTCACCGGCCCGGCGCGCACGAGATCGGACACCGACGTGGCGAGCCAGGGCGTCGATGGTCTGCTCGATCTGGATCGCGAATTACGTGACACCCGGGAGCGGCTGCAATCGACCATCGAGGAATATGAAACAGCAGTTGAGGAACTGAAGTCGTCCAACGAAGAACTCGTTTCGGTCAACGAGGAGGCGCAGTCCACCAATGAGGAACTGGAAGCCTCCAAGGAGGAAATGCAGTCCCTCAATGAGGAGCTCAACACCATCAATACCGAATTGATCGGCAAGGTGGAGGAACTGGACCGGGCCAATAACGACCTCAAGAACCTGTTCGAAAGCGCGCAGATCGCCACGGTCTTTCTCGACCGCAATCTGGTGATCCGCAATTTCACCCCCGCGGCCTCGGCCTTTTTCAACCTGCGCGTCAGCGATGTCGGCCGGCCGCTGACCGACCTGGCCAATCGCCTCGAGTATCCTGATCTCAAGGCCCATATCGAACAGGTTTTCGCCACCGGCAAACTCATCGAACACCAGCTGCCGCGCGATGGCGAGCGGCGCCACTATCTCGTGCGGCTCATGCCCTATCGCGAAGAGGCCAAGACTATTCAGGGCGTGGTGGTTTCGCTGACCGATGTGACGACGCTGGCAGAGGCGGAAGAACACCAGCAGGTGCTGATTTCCGAACTCAATCACCGGGTCAAGAATATGCTGGCGGTGGTCATTAGCATCGTCAACAGCACGCTGGATGGCGCACCCGATCACCCGGCCCATGATGCGCTGGTGGGCCGCCTGCGCGCCATGGCGCGCGCCTATAGTGCGCTGTCGCGGGTCAAGTGGTCCGAGGTAGCCTTGGCGGATATCCTGCGCGACGAGACCGAGCATTTCGGCCAGGAGCATTTCACTAGCAGCGGTCCGGATGTGCGGTTGAACGCCCAGCAGGCGCTTTCGCTCGGCATGGTTCTGCATGAACTGGCGACCAATGCCGCCAAATATGGCGCCCTGACCATGCCCAATGGCACAGTCAGCGTCAGTTGGAACAAGACCGGCCCTGATCTGTTCATCGAATGGCAGGAACATGAGGGCCCCGCAGTGAGTCCGCCCTCTGCCACCGGCTTCGGGCTCTCGCTGCTCGAAGGCGAGATCGGCTATCGCCATGGTGGTACGGTCGAGACCATCTTCGACCCGGCCGGGCTGATCGTGCGCATCAAGCTGCCTGACTCAAGGTGA
- a CDS encoding response regulator: MASYRVLIVEDEWLIARDYVSILGAAGHVPVGPAASVIAAEALLDNEQVDIALLDYKLGAGTSATLVQRLNQAGIPFIVSTGHAKADLPEEFSSGALVAKPVDPRNLAATIERLLQARHT; this comes from the coding sequence ATGGCGTCATACCGCGTCCTCATCGTTGAAGACGAATGGCTGATCGCCCGGGACTATGTCTCGATCCTGGGCGCGGCCGGCCATGTGCCGGTCGGCCCGGCCGCGAGTGTGATAGCGGCAGAGGCCTTGCTGGACAACGAGCAGGTCGATATCGCGCTGCTGGACTACAAGCTGGGCGCAGGCACCAGCGCGACCCTGGTGCAACGGCTTAACCAGGCGGGTATTCCGTTCATCGTTTCAACCGGCCACGCCAAAGCCGACCTGCCGGAGGAATTCTCCTCAGGTGCCCTGGTCGCCAAGCCGGTCGATCCCCGCAATCTCGCCGCGACGATCGAGCGATTACTACAGGCCCGCCATACCTGA
- a CDS encoding DUF4142 domain-containing protein — protein MLKALFLTASLLGTTAAYAQTAPAAPAATAPAAITDPQQFADMAASSNMLEIETSRLALEKSSSDEVKAFAQHMIDDHGKAAEDMNAAAQSDSISPAPGLQPAHQSKLDELSGLEGEAFDQAYIAAQVAAHDEAVALFEGFSTSGADSALKVFAANTLPTLQQHKQEIDAMAAQ, from the coding sequence ATGCTCAAGGCCCTGTTTCTGACGGCTTCCCTGCTGGGGACCACCGCCGCCTATGCGCAGACCGCGCCCGCCGCACCAGCCGCGACCGCTCCTGCGGCGATCACCGATCCGCAGCAATTTGCCGACATGGCCGCATCTTCGAACATGCTGGAGATCGAAACGAGCCGCCTGGCGCTGGAAAAATCCAGCAGCGACGAAGTGAAGGCCTTCGCCCAGCACATGATAGACGATCATGGCAAAGCCGCCGAGGACATGAATGCGGCCGCCCAATCCGACAGCATCAGTCCGGCGCCGGGCTTGCAGCCGGCCCATCAAAGCAAGTTGGATGAGCTTTCGGGCCTCGAGGGCGAGGCGTTTGATCAGGCTTACATTGCTGCCCAGGTCGCGGCGCATGACGAGGCGGTGGCGCTGTTCGAGGGCTTTTCCACCAGCGGTGCGGATTCCGCGCTCAAGGTCTTCGCGGCCAATACCCTCCCCACGCTGCAACAGCATAAGCAGGAAATCGACGCCATGGCGGCGCAATAA